One Ochotona princeps isolate mOchPri1 chromosome 29, mOchPri1.hap1, whole genome shotgun sequence genomic region harbors:
- the GUCD1 gene encoding protein GUCD1 isoform X2, producing MRPGASRTPNCAPAPAGREAAARTGPGPWAPRAARVMRTEAEAAGSPLEPGDFVQLPVPIIQQLYHWDCGLACSKMVLRYLGQLDDGEFESALQELRLTRSIWTIDLAYLMRHFGVRHRFCTQTLGVDKGYKNQRCEHSGYPGPPGPGPRGHRARELRSAALRPVLQPRQVLLLRPQRPPLLLPHPRLPGPLHRAARLQPGHQLHLLQQPSLCRPHVQHQHQQLRGGQNQLRHR from the exons ATGAGGCCGGGAGCCTCTAGGACACCGAA CTGCGCTCCTGCACCGGCCGGACGTGAAGCTGCAGCCCGCACCGGGCCGGGGCCATGGGCGCCCCGCGCTGCCCGGGTCATGAGGACGGAGGCGGAGGCAGCGGGGTCGCCGCTCGAACCGG GGGACTTTGTGCAGCTACCTGTGCCCATCATCCAGCAACTGTACCACTGggactgtggcctggcctgctccaaGATGGTGCTACG GTACCTGGGCCAGTTGGATGATGGAGAGTTTGAGAGTGCCCTGCAGGAGCTGCGCCTGACCCGGAGCATCTGGACCATCGACCTGGCCTATCTGATGCGCCACTTCGGCGTGAGGCACCGCTTCTGCACTCAGACGCTGGGTGTGGACAAGGGCTACAAGAACCAG cgctGTGAGCATTCAGGATATCCAGGCCCACCTGGCCCAGGGCCACGTGGCCATCGTGCTCGTGAACTCAGGAGTGCTGCACTGcgacctgtgctccagccccgTCAAGTACTGCTGCTTCGCCCCCAGAGGCCACCGCTGCTTCTGCCGCACCCCCGACTACCAGGGCCACTTCATCGTGCTGCGCGGCTACAACCGGGCCACCAGCTGCATCTTCTACAACAACCCAGCCTATGCCGACC